From Coffea arabica cultivar ET-39 chromosome 10e, Coffea Arabica ET-39 HiFi, whole genome shotgun sequence, one genomic window encodes:
- the LOC113711327 gene encoding protein FAR1-RELATED SEQUENCE 5-like, translated as MKHFVIKAGGYSNVGFCIKDLYNRMDEERRKDIFNGDAEGALGFLAAKKDADDMFFYKYHVDNEGRLARLFWADSKSRVDFSVFGDVLVFDTTYKTNKYRKPLVVLAGVNNHLNSTIFGCALLSDERIETYEWVLSTFVEAMKGRKPVAVMTDGDSAMRRAIKNLLPDACHRLCSWHLHRNARSNIRCEEFNNRLYDLMARKFSTLEFEDRWARLVNECGVVENEWVKKLYRRRRLWAEAYLRGHFFAGMRSTQRCEKMNAFLNEYLNEKMRLYEFIRSFDSAIAWLRHTESKAVHTSENTKPVLTTILPELEGSTAEVFTRNVFFMVRKHLNRQGLLISEGWSEDGGSRTYYYSKYGGHEISWRVVYDRSMEKLICSCMKFESKGIPCAHMFRVMVVEGMNRIPEACISKRWTKGVYSTNNGMKAFVADEQLTQMARYGTLKSSCNSMCYYASYMDDAFNDLQQMFDKHSVDLKEKWIESGYGGDGFAMDSRVMNDRSRRTFGLLDPRVSRCKGDHKHAESKKKRKCGHCRLQAGHNQRTCPYKKNSHNTAVHDDHMENCLDESLEKSIEIGTGWSDSGEWRGQAFAPQACGSGGRDTGDQQRSPGER; from the exons ATGAAACATTTTGTTATCAAAGCCGGAGGGTATAGTAACGTGGGATTTTGCATTAAGGATCTGTATAACCGAATGGACGAGGAACGTAGAAAAGATATTTTTAATGGCGATGCAGAAGGGGCACTTGGGTTCTTGGCAGCGAAGAAGGATGCcgatgacatgttcttttatAAATATCATGTAGATAACGAAGGAAGATTGGCAAGGTTGTTTTGGGCAGATTCTAAATCTCGTGTGGACTTCAGTGTATTTGGAGATGTATTGGTGTTTGATACaacatacaaaacaaataaataccgCAAGCCACTAGTTGTACTTGCAGGGGTAAACAACCATTTGAACAGTACTATTTTCGGCTGTGCACTGTTATCAGATGAGAGGATTGAAACATATGAATGGGTGCTAAGTACATTTGTAGAGGCTATGAAAGGTAGAAAGCCAGTAGCAGTGATGACAGATGGGGACAGTGCAATGCGAAGAGCGATAAAGAATCTTCTCCCGGATGCTTGTCACAGGCTATGTTCGTGGCACTTGCATAGGAATGCACGGAGTAATATTCGCTGCGAGGAGTTTAATAACAGGTTGTATGACCTGATGGCGAGAAAGTTTAGCACTCTTGAGTTTGAGGATCGCTGGGCTAGGTTAGTTAATGAATGTGGGGTGGTAGAGAATGAGTGGGTGAAGAAGTTGTACCGTAGGAGAAGGTTATGGGCAGAGGCCTATTTACGCGGTCATTTTTTTGCAGGTATGAGAAGCACTCAAAGGTGTGAGAAAATGAATGCGTTTTTGAATGAGTACTTGAATGAAAAAATGCGACTATATGAATTCATTAGAAGTTTTGATTCGGCAATAGCATGGCTTCGACATACTGAGAGCAAAGCAGTTCACACAAGCGAAAACACAAAACCAGTCTTAACCACAATCCTGCCCGAATTAGAGGGGAGCACAGCGGAGGTGTTTACAAGGAATGTGTTCTTCATGGTGAGGAAGCATTTGAACAGGCAGGGACTTCTAATTTCTGAGGGCTGGAGCGAGGATGGAGGGAGTCGTACATATTATTACTCGAAATATGGTGGACACGAAATTAGTTGGAGGGTGGTTTATGATAGGTCAATGGAGAAGCTAATCTGCTCTTGCATGAAATTCGAGTCAAAGGGGATTCCTTGTGCTCACATGTTTCGTGTGATGGTGGTAGAAGGAATGAACAGGATCCCAGAAGCATGCATTTCGAAGCGGTGGACAAAGGGAGTTTACAGTACTAATAATGGAATGAAAGCATTTGTTGCAGACGAACAGCTGACACAAATGGCCAGATATGGCACTTTAAAGTCGAGTTGTAATAGTATGTGTTACTATGCATCCTACATGGATGATGCGTTTAATGATCTGCAGCAGATGTTTGACAAGCATTCTGTGGACCTAAAGGAGAAGTGGATTGAAAGTGGATATGGGGGAGACGGATTTGCAATGGATTCAAGAGTGATGAACGATAGAAGTAGAAGAACATTCGGGCTGTTAGATCCCAGGGTGTCCCGGTGTAAAGGTGATCACAAGCATGCAgaatcaaagaagaaaagaaagtgtgGTCATTGCAG ATTGCAGGCAGGCCACAACCAACGAACATGCCCATACAAAAAGAATTCGCACAACACAGCAGTTCATGATGATCATATGGAAAATTGTTTGGATGAATCGCTAGAAAAATCAATTGAAATTGGTACGGGGTGGAGCGACTCAGGCGAATGGAGAGGACAAGCATTTGCACCACAAGCATGCGGTAGCGGTGGAAGGGACACAGGTGACCAACAAAGAAGTCCAGGAGAAAGATGA